TCAACCTGGAGCTCTACGCCTCCTATGTCTACCTGTCCATGGTGAGGGCGGTGGACCCCGGAGGGCGGGGGGGGGCCGGGATGAGGCCCCGGGGTGGGGGGGACGGGATGGTGTACGCAGGCGCAGCGGCCGCCCCGCCCCCAGAACCGGAGCTGAGCGGACCAGGGCGGGGTCGGGAGAccgaaagggaggggggaggtgcCGCCCCTTACCCTGCTCAGATAGCCCTCCCAGGGCGCCCTGCAGCCCCCACCTCTGAATTTGGGGCGTGCAGACATGCACGGAAGGGAGCAGAATTCGGGACCCCAAGATCAGGGACGAACCCCTCCGCCCTAGTCTGGGTCCTTTGTTCTCCGTGCCCGTCCGGCCCTGCAGACTGAGCGGCTCCTGCTGTCTTTCAGTCCTATTACTTTGACCGGGACGACGTGGCGCTGAAGAACTTCGCCAAGTATTTCCTGCACCAATCCCATGAGGAGAGGGAGCACGCTGAGAAGCTGATGAAACTGCAGAACCAGCGAGGCGGCCGCATCTTCCTTCAGGACATCAAGGTGAGCCGAGCCCGGGCTGCGGACCggcagggagtggggaggggaagaggaggcgGGGCGGGGCCCCCGGGACCCCGAGCCGCAGCTAGCAAGCCGCTGGCCTTTGTCTTCCAGAAACCGGACCGCGACGACTGGGAGAGCGGGCTGAATGCCATGGAGTGTGCGCTGCACTTGGAAAAAAATGTCAATCAGTCGTTACTGGAATTGCACAAGCTGGCAACTGACAAAAATGACCCCCATGTAAGTATCACTGCCCCATCCCCCGGGAATGAGGGCGGGGCATTCCCCTTGGAGGCCTTGGCCCCGCCCCTCACGCCCCGCCCCTCTTCTCTTTCAGTTATGTGATTTCATCGAAACCCACTACCTGGACGAGCAGGTAAAGTCCATCAAACAGCTGGGTGATCACGTGACCAACCTGCGCAAAATGGGGGCCCCCGATTCTGGCATGGCGGAATATCTTTTTGACAAGCACACCCTTGGAGACAGTGACAACGAGAGCTGAGCCTCCACCTGGCTTCCCCCACCACTGGGAACTGTGGGCGAGACTCCTACTGTCTTTCAGTGCATGCATATTTTGGTTATCTGACCTTTTCATAATCTGTACCAAAAAACTACCACCATTTACATCCCAATAAAGTGACTTGGTACTGATGAAAGCCGCTGTGGCCGCGTGtttattggggggaggggcacaAGCACCTACGAAGCGGGAGGGCCTGCGGGGAATCAATGAGCCCCCCTGCGCTGGGGGGACCGAGGATGGGGGCACCCAGGCTCAGCTGTGGGGGCCGTGCTTAGCCCAAAGCTTGGGTGGCTCCACCCAGAGCCCAGGAAGCCCTGCggctagggttagggttagggttggacGCTGGCCCATCCCCGCTCCATACCGTGAGGACGCTGCTCAGGGCTGCCCCGCCCAGCTGCTCTATAGGCCAGGGCTCGTCACTGACCTGCGCCACCTGGAGAGGAGGGAGCGGCAGAGGCAGGAATCCGCTCCCCCAAAGCTAGTGTTCTCAAGCCTGCTGACAAGCGTTGCCCTGAGTTCGAGAGCAGGGACTGAGCCCTGCGGCCCACTTCCTCCCCTACCTTAGCCCCTGCCAAGCTGGGGCTCCATCGCCCCAAAAGGCTGCCGGGTGAATCTGAAAGCAGAACCTACGACTTTGTGACCACACCCCCCTTCGTATTTTAGTGGGTGAGTGCGGGCTCGGAGCCCAGTCTTGTGGTGCTGCCAGGGCCCCACGCAGGGAGAAGCTTGAGGGGGCGCTGCTTGGGAGGTGGTGGCTAACCAGCCTGCCGAACACCGCTGGGCTGTTTGGGGGAAGGAATAATAAATCAGTGTCTGAAAGCTGCTCTGCCTTGGCCGGTCCTCTGCTGCCCCTCTAGTGAGCAGATGGAAGCAACTGCTTCAGTATGGTGCCTGCTCTttgtttctcctcctccctccctctctctgtctctgtgggtgcctttctttctctctccctttcctccttccctcctctcctttcttttcattccttcctccctcctctcccttttttctttctttcttcccttccttccttcctctctcccttcccttcccttccttccttcctctctcccttccattccttccttccttccttccttccttccttccttccttccttccttccttccttccttccttccttccttccttccttccttcctccctccttcccttcctcccttcctctctccctttccttccttccttccttcctcccttccttcctccctcccttccttccttccttccttccttccttccttccttccttcctgcctgcctgcctgcctgcctgccttccttccttccttccttccttccttccttccttccttccttcctccctttctttcttctctcccttcctttcttccttcttcccttcccctctccctttcctttcttccttccctttttcttccttctttcctttcttcctctctcccttcctcctttcctcctctcccttttttctttcttctttcctttcctttcttcctctctccttttccttccttcctctctcctcgtcctttctttttcttttcttttctctctacctcactccttctctctgtctatccGCCCCCTTTATCTCttgctgtctgtctctgtctctccacacaccctttcttccctccctctcttcctccctcccttcctctctcccttccttccttcctccctctctcccttccttccttcctcccttcctctctccctttcctttcttccttccttccttccttccctttttcttccttccttcctcactccctttctttcttctctcccttcctttcttccttcctcccttcccctctccctttcctttcttccttcctcccttcccctctccctttcctttcttccttccctttttcttccttctttcctttcttcctctctcccttcctcctttcctcctctcccttttttctttcttctttcctttcctttcttcctctctccttttccttccttcctctctccttttccttccttcctctctcctcgtcctttctttttcttttcttttctctctacctcACTCCTCTCTGTCTATCCGCCCCCTTTATCTCttgctgtctgtctctgtctctccacacaccctttcttcctccctcccttcctttctccctctgttcCACTTTGGGAAAAGCCCTCTGCTGGATGACTGCACTCTGCAGTCTACTTCATCTTGGGCAGGGTCTGGTCTATAAGGTAAGAAAGAAATTGCATAAGGAAGCCTGGAGCAGTCCTGAGGCCAGGGCTCACTGGCTAATTGAACCTGCCCACTTGTCCAGCGTCAGGGAACTCGCTCCTTTCCAGGATTGTTTCTATCAGCCCCACCAAGTCTCCCTCAGCCAGGGAGATGCCTGAGTCTTTAGAGGAAGGATGCTCAGGAGCTGCCCTGGGCTCCATGGTGAAATGGACATCCCCTTTGCTCCCTAGATCTTTTGGAGACCCCGACATTTCCATGGAGACCTGGCCAATGTTGCTGGGCCCATGAGCTTCAGAGCCAGGCATGGCAGCTTTGTTGTACCTGACTTGAGAGAGCAAAGGTGGTGCCAGAGGGACAGAGGTGAGATCATCACCGGGAGCTGAGGGGCTGCCCATTGCAGGGAGTGAATCTGAACTGAGAACAGCTGTGTTCTCTGGGGCCAGCCAGGTGTGCCAGGGGCCCCTGGGGCTCCTCAAGCTGTCTGGTTTCTCTACATCAGGAGCTACAGACTGAAACAGGAGGTTGGGGCTCCCTAAAGCTGTGGTCTGGGCCTCTGGGGTCCCTGGGGCCCCAAGTTCTTCATTTTTCCTGGGCAGATGGTCCTCCAGGGTGGCCACCAAGGAGACCTCAGGGGTTTTGCCTCTCTCTGTGGGCCAGATGAAAGTTTCCCTCATGCTGGAAGTCAGGGAATTTGGGCTCCTGTCCATGTCACTGGCCTGTGATGGGCAAGGATTGGCACAATTGTCCTTCGTGGAGGATGAGCCAGCATGGGCACTGGAGAGAGCACATCTTCTGCCTGGTGGGCGCTTCAGTGGGAAAACCAGAGGGAAGGAGCTGATGGGGGTCTGGGGGGCACTGTAGAAGCCAGGCCTCTCATAGAAGGGGGTACAGATGAAGGCATCGAGTTCCCGCAGCTTCGAGTCTTCATTGTCCCACTGTTCCCTCAAGCTGGAACCAGCCTGGGAGGAAGAATCACCCTTGGAGGTCCAGGCACAACAGGAGCTCCTGGGCTTGCCCACGTCCTGGTATGGGTAATCCCTCCTCCGAAGCAGGTTCGTTTTAGAGGTAGATCTGGTGAAACTGGTTGGCTGGCCTCCCAGGAGGCGACTGAAGGGGCTCATGAACGGAGTCGAGTGATTGGCCTCCTCGTTCTCCTTTATCTGTTCTAGGGGCTGAaactccatctcttccttctgcATGCTGGGAAGACATAAGACACCGACCTGATTAGCCCAAAGCCAGATGGAGCCCTCTGCCCCCACAAAGTGAGCATTTGCTCAGCCTTCTACAGAAGGCATCAACAGGGACAGAATGAACAAATACTCGCCCTCCCCCATGTTTACGATAATAATTCACGTCCCTCCGTCATGTCAGAATTCCTACTCCTTATCTCCATGGATCCTTACTGCTCCATTCACATAACCAAGTATTATCAcctccaatttacagatgaagaaaaaatattcagatgaggaaaccgaggcttgTGGAAATAAAtggtcttgcccaaggtcacagagcttaGATTCATAAAGTTTAAGGCTTTGCGGTCTAATTGAGGGACCCCCATGTTGACAAGTAGAGCACTAGTCCCAGAGGGAGGACTGGATTAAAATTCcccctctgacacttactaccaggtgaccttgggcaagtcacttaacccccatctgccttagtttcctcacatgtaaaatggcaataataagaGCATCCAAGTTGCTGGATTGTCTGGATAAATGGAGAGAATATTTGTAGCTCTTGGGAACCTTCGACCCCTAGATAAATGCTAGTAGCGATTATCATGACTTTAACTTGATAAGATGGTATCTACATCCCCCGAACCCTCAAATCTAGGGTCCATGATCTCTAGAGACGCCCGCAGCTCCAAATCTCATGATTGCCTGAAATTGCAGATGGTAGGGGAGCAGACAGACACTGGAGCATCCAAGGGTCCTTCACGGCACTTCTCAAATCCCACCACTAGGGGGCTCCCGACCCCAGGCAATAACCCAGCAGCCACAATGGTAGCCATTGCAGAACtgctctccacagtgcctgcagGTCTCACATTCCACCATTCTGGACGCGATCCAGGCAACAAGAGATGGGGTGACTCAAGCCTTCCCCAAAGCCATGAGTCAGAGAAATGGGAGGGCCCGGGTAGAAGAGCCCCAGATTTCGAAATCCGAGGATTTGGGGTTCGTTCCCAATTCCATGGCTTCTTGCCATGAGGGGGCTGGACCAGAAGAGCCCCTCCCAGGGCTACGGCTAGGAGCCAATCATCGGGGCCGTAACGGGAAAAGAAGCCCAAGATGGAGGAGGTTTCCTAAGGGGTTGGGGAGAGAGGGCCCTGGGGTGAAGGGCTCACTGTGCCTCGGCTCAGAGCTCTGGGGAGCTCGGGGAGCACGGAGGCCGAGCCTTCCTTTTGCTATCAACGCCTTCTCCTCAGCACGTCACCCCAGCGCCCTGTTTGTAGGAGATGTGGTTAGCGTGTTCCTTTGGATGGCCCGGCTCGGTACTGTTCGGATTCTGTACGCTTGTGGCCATGTCCAAAAGGCCAGATGTGCTTTGTAGTAAAGGTCACGTGGGGGCGGGGAGAccgagagagggagagagacggacggagacagagagaaaagagaggagggagagagggagagggtgagacagagacagagataaaagggagagagacagagggagaaagaaaagagagggagaaacagagaaaagggagagagggagagggtgagacagagacagagaaaagggagagaggagggagggtgggagagagagagagggagagagaaaagagagggagagacagagacagagagaaaagggagagaggagggagagacaaagagggagggagagagggagagaaaaaagagagggagagacagagacagagagaaaagggagagaagagggagggacggagagagagagggagagagaaaagagagggagagacagagacagagagagaggagggagagagacagggagggaggaagagggagagggacagagacagagagaaaggagagggagagacagacaaagacaaagagagaagaaaagcggagacagagagagaaaagagagatggaggagggagagagagagaatggaatctTAGAGAGCCCCTAAAGTAGGGCAcccagagtcccatagctaggaatGGTCAGCCATGAGCAGCAGCCCAAGCTCATTCTGTccaatgggggagagagagaggcttgAGTTCATGCCCTGCAGGCCTCATTGCCCCAAGAACTCCTATCAGATCAATCTACTTCCCTCTGAGCTTCACAGCATTTCCCCACAGGTCTTGGAGTGTACCCATTTCTCCTTCCATCTCCTCACCACTGAGAGGTGGGAGACTCACCTGATGTCAAAGGTGGAGCCCATGAAGGAGGCTCGCTTGGACTCAGCAGTGGCGGCTGTGTAGGGCAGGCAGGGGTCTGACTCGTTCCAGTACATGTCCTTCTCCAGGACTGGCAAGTCTTGGTGCATGCCATCCACAGCCAGAAGAGAtacctgggggggaggggggaagaaaggggcTGAACTGGCCGGACTCGAGGCTGTCCACAGGAAGTCCAGTTCTGGGTCTCTGTCTTGCTCTGTCTTCTCTTCCCCCCAGGCGGAATCCAGGTGAAATTCAAGGACAGGGAAGGAAGGTGATGAAGGAAGGGCAGGTTGTGATGGGAAATGCTCTGGCCAGGTTGGATGTTCGTCTCCCACCTCCACACATCTGGCGTTCTCTGGCCTCTCTTGGCTGACTCTGCCCCCTGGACCTGGAATGGCTTCTCTCCCACCTCTTTGCTGTCCTTCAAAAGCCCAACTTCCATGCCAGCCACTCCAGCAGGGCTCTCTTCATTCCCCCATCGGTGATGCCCTCAGAGCCCTCCCCAGCTTCTCTTTTCTATTACAGATTGTGTTTACAGCAGGGATCTCTTTGGGGCTTGTTGGAATAGAAGCCCTGGCACTGCCCAGCtgaatgaccttgaacaagtcacttgacccagttTTCCTAGCTcttgttcttctgctttagatTTATTTCTAAgccagaaaataagggttaaaaaaaaaagcatagaagctccctgagggcaggcagAGGCTGTAGCCTGGTTCAGTGCTGGAGCCCCCTCAGCTACAATTGTAGCATGGGCTTGGTACACAGTAGCTGTTTGAGTAGGGTTTGTTGAAactgtaaatgaatgaatgaaatgattgCTTATGGGGGTGAGGAGGGTGAGAGTGGAGGgcaggggatgggggtggggggtggggaaggagaaaggtGGGGGGGCTAGCTCGCCCCCCCCTTTTCCTGGAAGAAGGCTTGTTAGGGACTGATGGTGCATATATTTCTAGAGGAGTTTTGATTCTTTTTAAATTGGTTGAGGGCCCTTCCTGCCCCACAAGCCTCTCtgattcttagcacagtgctaggcacatgGTAAGCAATGAATAACGACTGGTTGGCTGACTTAAGGCTGGCCCATCCCTCATCAGTTACACCATAGTGGGGGCCTCCTCCACATTGGCTCCCTAGACAGCCCTCCATGTATGCTTTCAAAGGGGGCAAGGAAGCCCAATGGGccactaggtggcacagcagaggaatgccaggcctggagtcagagggattcctcttcctgagttccaatcgagcctcagacacttcctagctgggtgaccttaggccagtcactttaccttgttggcctcagttcctcatgatatgaccttagccaagtcacttctccctcctttgcctccatttcctcatctgttaaatgagctggagaagaaaatatccaaccactctagtatctttgccaagaaaaccccaaatggggacacagagTGTCGGACACGattgagaaatgactaaacaacagttGGCTAGTTAGAGAGCTAGTCTTGGAGTCCggaagacctgcgttcaaatAGAACTGTTTACTAGCTGGGttaccctggacgagtcacttaacctctctctgcctccatttcctcatctgtaaaatagggctacCAATAGCCCCTGCCTCGCTAGGGAGTTCTGCTGTATACATACTAGCCAGCTGTTCTTAGCTGCCTGCTTCCCTGTGTTTGCGATGGAGAGCAGATAAACGAATGTGTCcgagaacatttttataaaccAGAAGGCAGTTATTCGGGGGCCATTTTTGTACCCCACCTTCCTGAGGGCGAGGACTGGGCCCTTTCTGAACTCTCCTGTCTCGCCCACCAGCCAGCACAAGGTCTAGCCCACTGTCGGTGCCGAAGGCGGATTGCTCTGTCTCAAAGGGCCTAGAGCAGAGCGGGGACCCCCCCATCCCCCAGCTCGGGCCCGGCTGACCTGTAAATTCCGGTCAATCAGCCAGTTGGCCTCAAAGTCATCGTCGTCCTCCCCGAAGGGGTTAATGAGCTGCTCTGCCACCTGatatggggagagaggagagacagcaCCGACCTGCTtcggaagaatcatcttcccaccCCCGTGAATCGATATTTATTGATCGCGGGACACGCTCCGACCTCCAGAAGAGCACCAATGGGTGCCCAATGTCAGACGGACACGGCTTCTGCCTGGCTGGGGCCAATCGGGAGGATGACTTCTcggccccccccctccccccccagtctGGGGTTTCATGCCCGGATCCTCTCTGCCTCCACATTCTCAAGTCCAGCATCTTAGAACCGAGAATGTCCATGCCGGGAGGGGCCTCGAGAACAGGAAGGGTCAGAGTTGAGAGGAACCTCAGAAcatagaactggaagaaaccttgGAACTTGGAACGGAGAATGTCATTTGTGGAATGGGACCTTAGAACCGAGAACTGGGAGGGATCTTGgaacagagaatttcagagctCAGAATGTTGCTCACAGAGTGCCAGAGCCGGGAGGGAGGAACCTTAGACACGGAACGTCAGAGTTCTCAGGGACCTTAGGACGCAGGCTTAGAATGGCTGGCATGGAAGGAAGCTCAGAGTTCTAGTCCAGTCAGATCCAGGCATTTTAGAGAAAAGAACACGAGACAGGAGGTTCCTTCTGGCTCGCCCCTTTGGCGGTAGCACTTAATACTTATTGGTCTTCTTCCTCCCAGGTCCCCCGTTCCTCACCCTCCCTGGATGGCCCTGGCTCAGATTCTGGCTCTCTCACTGTCCTCCCACCATATGGTCCCCCTCCTGGCCGCTGCAGTCACGGGACTGCTCTGAGGCTCACCTTTAACCAGCCAGCATAGAAGAAGAACTGGAGAAGGGTGAAGACAGGCATGAAAAGGTCCAGCTCGTGGCCTGGGTAGCCTTTGGTTGGGTCCAGAAACTGTCGCCCTATCAGACAGGCCAAGAAGAAGCTGTAGACTGCGACGGTGACCACCTAAGGGGGAGAAGACCATGAGCCACACAACACTGATGAACGGCGGGTGGTGAAGGGAACCTGGCACCTTCCCTGGCAGCTCCTGTGCCCCTGTAGGAGACAGGAGGAGACATCAGAGGGCTGGTCGCATCCCCCCAACGTGGCGCTCTGAGGGAACTGGGCCTGGGAGCCACAGTAACCTAGAACCTAGGAACggggaggaaccttagaagctGACCAGTCCAGGGGTCAGCCCTCCTCAAGGACCCCGTCTACAGCTTCCTGTCCAGCCTCCCCATTTCAGGGGACAGGGGCAGGGAGGGGATCCTTGGGTCCTGGGAGACTCTGCCTCTGAGCAGAGCTGTGAGGAAGGATCCTAGAACATAGAACGTCaggctggaaggagccttagaacacaggatgCTGTGGAATTTGTCAGAGTTTCATGCTTTGTCCCTTTTAGAGCAAAGTGGCCAGATTCTCCCCGATTCTGCCAAAGGAAACAGAGTCATCATGCAGTCACAAGACATGCAATCTTAGAGCTCCAAGAGACTTCAGGGACCCCTATCTGAGCCACCGCGGGgcaaggagtcaagaagacccaagttcaaattctgcctcagacattggCTGGGAGACCTGGGGCACCTGAAATCCCCAGTTGCAAAATGGACCCAATGTTGCCTCCCGGGATTGCTGGGAAGATCTTGAGCTGATGTACACAATGAGTTCTACAGATGTTAgtggttattatttcttttattgtctttttaagcccttatcttccatctgaaAATCAatatgagtattggttccaaggcagaagagtgctaggggctaggccatgggggttaagtgacttgcccagggtcacacagctgaggtgtctgaggccagatttgaacctaggacctcccctctcaggtctggctctcaattcactgaaccaccagGCTACCcttgttaactattattattattattatagcattCCTGGCAGAaagcctccctgtctctctgcccCTTCCTGTGTGGGCAACATTCACGTCACACATGACAGACAGTGCCCATGTCACCGGTCGCCCATGTTTAGAAGGGACTTCCCCGTATCTTCTCCCCAGAGGTTCTTTGCCCGGGCCGGGCCGTCACCTTAAACTGTTTTTGATCACTGCGTTTCCCCTACaactcacctctttcttattttgatgtttcctttcttttttttttaactcttaccttccatcttggaattgttccaaggcagaagagtggtcagggctaggtaatgggggttaagtgacttgcccagggtcacacagctgggatgtgtctgaggccaaatttgaatctaggacctcccatctctgggcctggctctccatccactgagctcctcagctgcccccattttggtgtttttataaacattaatttaaGGATCCGCAGGCTTCACCAACTGCCTGCCCCAGAAGTCCAGGACACAGAAAAGGCCAAGGCATTCTGGACAGGACCAAGCCCGAGTGCCTCAGCTGCAGCTTCTGTCCCTCTGGGAATCCTGCatcatcctctccctcccctggATCTGCTCTGCTCACCTGGGTGTAGACTAGAGGGACACTGATCCAGTCATAGCCGTAGAGGGCCCCACACTGAGAGCGTAAGGTGTTCAGCTCCTGGAGAAGAGCAGAGGCACAGGGAGGAGAAAGGCCGTCTTCAGACCCACCCGGCGCACCCTCGCTTCCACCCAGGGCGTTTGGGAGCAAGCCACGGTTGTGGCCGCCGCTGACTTGGCCAAGAGAAAGATGGTGTGGTGTGATGGGGAGAGCTCAGGATCAAAATACCAAAGTGGAAGAGCTCCAACGACCTTAGAACGTGGAACATCAGGGAGTCTAATCCTCTTCAtcttacagttggggaaactgagtccacggggggaagtgacttgttcaaggtcaggTAGCTTAGGTCAGAAGGACTACCACATTCATCTTTTGAGCCTTTTGACTCTATCCAAGACTTTCTCTTTATAACTTGCTTATTCTCCCTGACTTACTTGATTATCTCTGGATAAATTACTTCCCtgttaagcctcagtttcttcattctatAAAATTAAGGTCAAATCACTGGACTACCCACTCCTGAGGACTGTGGCCAGGAAAGTGTAAACAGTAGAGTTCAAAGAAATGAGAGCTGTTATCTGCTCCCACAGGCAGACCCTGGGGAGGGTGTGCCAGGCAGGGATGCTG
This DNA window, taken from Monodelphis domestica isolate mMonDom1 chromosome 6, mMonDom1.pri, whole genome shotgun sequence, encodes the following:
- the FTH1 gene encoding ferritin heavy chain, whose product is MTTSSPSQVRQNYHQDSEAAINRQINLELYASYVYLSMSYYFDRDDVALKNFAKYFLHQSHEEREHAEKLMKLQNQRGGRIFLQDIKKPDRDDWESGLNAMECALHLEKNVNQSLLELHKLATDKNDPHLCDFIETHYLDEQVKSIKQLGDHVTNLRKMGAPDSGMAEYLFDKHTLGDSDNES
- the BEST1 gene encoding bestrophin-1; translated protein: MTVTYTNRVANVHLGTFSRLLLQWRGSIYKLLYCEFCIFVLSYFTISIIYRLILSESQRLLFEKLALYCDKYAQLIPVSFVLGFYVTLVVSRWWSQYQSIPWLDRLMNLVSANVEGEDEQGRLLRRTLMRYAHLCTVLILRSVSTAVYKRFPSIRHLVQAGLMTPEEHKRFESLNSPHNKFWVPCVWFANLAAKARREGQIRDSVVLQGILNELNTLRSQCGALYGYDWISVPLVYTQVVTVAVYSFFLACLIGRQFLDPTKGYPGHELDLFMPVFTLLQFFFYAGWLKVAEQLINPFGEDDDDFEANWLIDRNLQVSLLAVDGMHQDLPVLEKDMYWNESDPCLPYTAATAESKRASFMGSTFDISMQKEEMEFQPLEQIKENEEANHSTPFMSPFSRLLGGQPTSFTRSTSKTNLLRRRDYPYQDVGKPRSSCCAWTSKGDSSSQAGSSLREQWDNEDSKLRELDAFICTPFYERPGFYSAPQTPISSFPLVFPLKRPPGRRCALSSAHAGSSSTKDNCANPCPSQASDMDRSPNSLTSSMRETFIWPTERGKTPEVSLVATLEDHLPRKNEELGAPGTPEAQTTALGSPNLLFQSVAPDVEKPDSLRSPRGPWHTWLAPENTAVLSSDSLPAMGSPSAPGDDLTSVPLAPPLLSQVRYNKAAMPGSEAHGPSNIGQVSMEMSGSPKDLGSKGDVHFTMEPRAAPEHPSSKDSGISLAEGDLVGLIETILERSEFPDAGQVGRFN